The DNA sequence ACTTATCTACTTTACAGCAACAAGCAAAGATGGTAATGTAATTTTAGAATGGAAAGCTCTATCCGAAACAAATCTTGATTATTATTTAGTTGAAAGAGCAAATTCATCTGGTAATTTTATACCATTGGCAAGAGTTGAACCTCGTGCAGATAAAACATATGAATTTATTGATCAAACAGCATTTAAATCTGCAGATGCAGTTTATACTTATCAATTGAAGATTGTTGATAAAGATGGTTCTGTTTCTTACTCTTCTAAAGTTTCTGTTGCTCATAGTGTTTCGAGTGTGAAAAGGACATGGGGAAGTATAAAAGCTTTATTCCGCTAATAAAATTTAATACATTCCATAACCATCCCAAGCATCTAAATCATGATTAAAACTGAATTACCTATTTATTTAGCTTCGAAATCTCCTCGAAGAAAAAAATTACTACAACAACTTGGTTTAGATTTCCAGACAATTACTATTGACCTGGAAGAAGAATTATTAGATGGCGAACATCCAGTTGCAACTGTAAAACGACTTGCATCTCATAAATTTGAAGAAGCTTCAAAAAGAGTTAACAAAGGAATTATTATTACTGCCGATACAATTGTAGTTCTAAATAAAAAAATTATTGGTAAACCAGTAGATGAAAAAGATGCATTCAAAATTCTTAAAATGCTAAGCGGCAAAACACATTTAGTTTATACAGGTTTTGTTGTAGGAAATATTTCTAATAATAAAAAAATAATCGATTATGAAAAAACTGAAGTAACGTTTAGAAAAATTTCTGATGATGAAATACTTGAATACATATCAGGTGGAAGTCCGATGGATAAAGCTGGTGCTTATGGGATACAGGATGATTATGGTGCAGTATTCGTAAAAAAAATTAATGGCTGTTATTATAATGTAGTTGGATTACCTGTTGCTAAAATTTATAAAGCATTGAAAGATGTTTTATAATCCCCATTTAATTATTAAGTTTTCATTTGAATTTATTCTGGTTAATTTTGATAAACATATTTATTATAGAACATTAGCAAAAAATCAGGAGCATTCATGGCTAAATACAAAAAAATAATTGTTCCTTCTGAAGGAGAAAAAATTACAATTAAAGATGGAAAACTTTCGGTGCCAGATAATCCAATCATACCTTTTATTGAAGGTGATGGAACAGGCCCAGATATATGGTTTGCATCAAAAATGGTTTTTGATGCAGCAGTTGAAAAAGCTTATGAAGGTAAAAAGAAAATTGTCTGGATGGAAATTTATGCAGGCGAAAAGGCTGTAAAAACTTATGGTAAAAATCAATGGCTACCAAAAGAAACACTCGAAGCAATTAAAGAATTTATTGTGGCTATTAAAGGTCCATTAACAACTCCAGTAGGCGGTGGTATAAGAAGTCTTAATGTTACACTTAGACAGGAACTTGATTTATTTGCTTGCGTTAGACCTGTGAAATATTATTCTGGTACACCAAGTCCAGTTAAAAGACCAAAAGATTTAGATGTTGTAATCTTCCGTGAAAATACAGAAGATGTTTATGCTGGCATTGAATTTAAAGCAAAATCAAAAGAAGCAGTTGCACTTATTAATTACATCAATAAAAAATTTGATAAAAATATTCGACCTGAATCTGGAATTGGAATTAAACCTATGAGTCAATTTGGCACAGAAAGATTGGTGAAAAAAGCTATTGAATATGCAATTGAAAACAAAAGAAAAAGTGTAACGCTTGTTCATAAAGGAAATATAATGAAATATACTGAAGGTTCATTCAAAGAATGGGGATATGAAACAGCAAAAAAATATTTTGGAGATATTATAATAACAGAAGAAGAATTAATGAAATCATATAATGGTCAACTTCCAGCTGGAAAAGTTTTAATAAAAGATAGAATTGCTGATAGTATGTTTCAACAAGTATTGTTGAGACCGAATGAATATGATGTAATTGCTACTCCAAATCTTAATGGCGATTATTTGTCTGATGCATGTGCAGCTCAGGTTGGTGGATTAGGAATTGCTCCAGGTGCAAATATGAGTTACTACCATGCAGTTTTCGAAGCAACACATGGTACTGCTCCTAAATATGCTGGACTCGATAAAGTTAATCCAGGTTCTGTTATTCTCTCTGGTGTAATGATGTTAAATTATTTAGGCTGGAAAAAAGCAGCTCGTTTAATAGAAAAAGCTTTGAGTAAAACTATTAAAGCAAAAACTGTAACATACGATTTTGCTCGTTTAATGAAAGGAGCAAAAGAGCTTAGTTGTTCTGATTTTGCAAGAGAAATTGTAAAAAATATGGAATAAAATTTAAGAGCAAGAGCAAATAATTTAGTTTAATAAAATTTTGCTCTTGCTCTAAATTATAAAAAATACTTTTCCTGCTTTTTTCTATTCTTCGTTACATTTCTTGTTACTTTAATTCTCATAAATGATTATTTGTTATTAGTTTTAATAAAATCATATAAAATCATTATTAATTTAGTTTAATTTTCTATTCAAATAATGGTATAGATTTTGTTTATGAAACTGGCTTTTTTCTAATTTTGTTATCAATAAAAAGGATTTTTTTCATATGGCAGAAGAAAAATTAAAATTAGAAGACCTTCTTGGAAGCGTTCAAAGAACTGAAGATTACGATAGAATTGATTTTGTAGCCATTGTAGGTGGCGGAATAATGGGCCAGGGAATTGCACAAACAATTTCTGCAGCCGGGATTGATGTTGTGATAATCGAAAAAGATGAAGATAGAATTGAAAAGTCAAAAGAAAATTTGAAAGCTTCTATGGAAAGAGAAATAGCCAGATGGGCTATGACTCAAAGTGAAATGAAATCTATTCTATCAAGAATTAAGTGGACTCTGGATAGAAACGATATCCCTGAATGTGATTTAGTAATCGAAGCTGTTGATGAAAATTATGAATTGAAAAGAAAGATTTTCAAAGAACTGGATGAAATAGCCAAGCCTCAAACAATTTTTATATCGAATACTTCTACACTCAGCTTAACAAAAATTGCAGAAGTTACAAACCGAAGAGATAAAATAATTGGAATGCACTTCTTAAACCCTGTTCCTAAAGTTCCACTTGTTGAATTAGTTCGTGCTCTTGAAACTTCTGACAAGACTGTAGAAATTATTAAAAAATTTGCTGCTCGAATTGGTAAAACTCCAGTTGAAGTTTATGAATATCCTGGATTTGTTACTACAAGAGCAATAGTTCCTCTTTTAAACGAAGCAATGCATATTTTGCTTGAAGGAATTGCATCTGCTAAAGATATCGATACAGCAATGAAATTAGGTTATAATTTCCCGATGGGACCACTTGAAATGGCTGATACTATGGGTCTGGATGAAGTACTTGCATGGATGGAAACTCTCTGGCATAGTCTCGGTGAACCTCGCTATAGACCGTGTCCGATTCTTCGTAAATTAGTTCGTGAAAGAAAATTGGGCAAAAAAACAGGCGAAGGATTTTTTAAATATGATTCAGAAGGTAAAATAATTTCTTAAACTATGAGGATATTATGAAAGTTTTAGTTCTTAATTGTGGTAGCTCATCTATAAAATATCAATTCATAGATACTACTACACAAATTGCACTTGCAAAAGGAATGGTCGAAAGAATTGGTATGTCGAGTGCAGTCTTAACTCACACACCATATGGTAAAGAAAAAATTAGAATTGTTGGTGAAATATTAGACCACTCTATTGCTATTGAATATGTTATTGCAGTTTTACTGAGTCCAAATCATGGCGTAATTAAAGATAAAAAGGAAATTGATGCTGTAGGACATCGTGTTGTTCATGGAGGAGAAACTTTCTCTGGTTCTGTACTGATAACCGACGAAGTTATGAATGCAATTAAAGAAAATATTGAACTGGCACCACTTCATAATCCACCAAATATTAAAGGAATTTTAGCAGCAAAAGAACATTTACCAAATACACCACAGGTAGGAGTCTTTGATACTGCTTTCCATATTAAAATGCCTCCACGTGCTTATTTATATGGTATCCCATATGAACTTTATAGAAAATATAAAATTCGTAAATATGGATTTCATGGTACATCTCATCGCTATGTATCTGAACGTGCTGCAAAATTAGTTGGTAAACCAATTGAAGAATTAAAAATTATAACTGCTCATCTTGGAAATGGTTGTTCAATGGCTGCTGTTGAGGGTGGAAAATCAATTGATACTACAATGGGTTTTACTCCACTCGAAGGTTTAATTATGGGGACAAGAAGTGGAGATATGGATCCTTCTGTTATCCTTTATATCATGGCTAAAGAAGGTTTATCTCTTTCAGAAGCTAATACTCTTCTAAATAAACATAGTGGTTTAATCGGAATAAGTGGTGAAAGCAGTGATATGCGAGAAATTGAGAGAGCAATTCAAGAAGGAAATAAAAAAGCTAAAAATGCTTTCGATGTTTTTACTTATAGAATTAAAAAATATATTGGTGCATATGCTGCTGCTATGAATGGTCTCGATGTTTTAGTATTTACTGGTGGAATTGGTGAAAACTCTTTTTTGGTTCGTAAAGAAGTTTGTTCAAATATGGAATATCTTGGAATTAAATTAGATGAATCAAGAAATGAAAATGTTGATGGTGAATGTTTAATCTCAACTGATGATTCAAAAGTAAAAGTATTTAGAATTCCTACTAACGAAGAATTGGTTATTGCACTTGACACAGAAAAAATAGTAAGTGAACAATTCAATTTTTTTAAAGGATAATCTTGAAATTTGTTTGTGTAATTTATTAAGGTCACTAAAATTATGGTGACCTTTTTTGTTTTAAAAATTATTTATTATTAAATCTTCCTTAAATTTGTATTCAAAAATCCTGGAAATCGATTGAAGATACTTGTAGTAAATATTAAATACTTCGGGGATTTAATTATTTCTACTCCTGCCATAAGATCACTTCATAAAAAATATCCTGACTCAGAAATTGTAGTTTTAGTAAGAAAAGGTTTTGAAGATGTTTTCAAAAATAATCCTTATGTGAATAGCATTCTTACTTTTGATCCAGAAATAAAAGGGAATAGAAGCTTAAGAAGTTTAGTAGAAGGTATAAAACTTATTTCAAAAATTAGAAAAGAAAATTTCGATGTATTTATTGCATTGCATCCTGGTGATAGAGTGGCACTTTTAGCCTGGTTATCAAAGGCTAAAATAAGGATAGGACCACATAAGCAAACATTCTCTTTTTTGTTTAATAAGAAAGTAGATGTTTATGAAGATACAATAAGTTACATAGAATATTACAACAAAATTGTTTCTGAATTTAATGTTGAAATAGAATCAAACGAAACAGAATTTTTTATTTCTGAAAATGAAATTAATTGGGCTAATAATTTTCTATCAGAAAATAATTTATTGAATGATAAATTTATTTGTATTCATCCAGGAGCAAGTGAGCCTTCTAAAATCTGGAAGACTGAAAATTTCATTGAACTAATTAACTTATTAATCAATAAAAGCAAATTAAAAATACTTGTCCTTTCTGGTCCAAATGATAAAAAGATTGTGGATAGCATCAATGCTAAATTAATTAATAATTCTGTAAAGTATTTTTATTCGGATAGCATATTAAAAACTGCAGCATTGATAAAAAAATCATTACTCTTGGTTACACACGATACAGGCACTCGTCATTTAGCAGTAGCATTAAAAATTCCAGTACTTGCTCTTTTGCCAGAAGATAATTCTCTTTGCTGGAATTTTTATTCAGAAGATGATGGTCATTTTTCTTTATTCGGAAAAAGAATAAAAAATGAAAACGAAGCTTACCTAAATTACATCAATGTTAATGATGTTTATAAAAAAATTGGAGAAATACTTAAGCTGTGGTAAAGGAGAATATCAAAAATATTTTAATAATAAAATGGGGCGCACTGGGAGATTTGATAGCAAGCACTTCTGCAATTAAAGCTGTGAGAGATAATTTTCCTGATGCACATATAATACTTCTTACAAATAAATTAATGGGTCAAATAATTCCTTCTGGATTTATAGTTGATGAACATATTGTAATTAACACAAATCGAAATAAAGTAACAGATTCTTTCTTCAAACAAATTATTACAATTTTCAAATTAAGAAAAAGAAAAATTGATTTATGTATAAACTTAAGATGGACATCGGAAAGAGCTGCATTGTTTACCTACCTTAGTGGTGCAAAAATAAGAGTGAGCAGTGGACCAGAAAAGTTGATGAATTTTTATACAATCAAACTTGAGCATCCCAGAGGAAGATATCATGAAATTCATAGAAATCTTGATATAGTTAAAGCACTTGGTTGTAAAGTTTATGATGAAAATCCTGTAGTTTTTATTTCCGAAAACGACCAGAAATATGCGGATGATTTTTTTAATAAAAATAATCTGGAAAAATTAAAAACAATTTGTATTCATCCAGGTGCGAGTAAACCAAATAGAGCCTGGTTACCAGATCGTTTTGCAGAAATAGCAAAAAGATTAATAAAAAATTATAATGCGAAAATTTTGTTAACATGGGGAAGTGGAGAAGAAGATTTAGTTAAATATGTTTCTTCTCAAATTGGTGAAGGAGCTATAATATCTCCACGCACAAATACTATTGGTCAACTTGCTGCAATTATAAAAAATTCAGGATTATTTTTTTCAAATTGCACTGGACCAATGAATGTTGCAGTTGCTGTTAAAACTCCAACTGTAGCATTACTTGGCTCGTCACATCCAGTGGATTGGGGTGCTTATGGTGATTTACATATAAATATAAAATCACCTTTAGTATTAGAACATTACTCAGATGAAGATGAACGAAAAGCAATGGAATCTTTATCAGTAGATTATGTCTGGAACTTTGTAGAAAAAAAATATCTCGAAATTATCAATAAAGGGAATTAATGATAGGCGAAATTGCTGCACTAATTACTGCATTACTCTGGTCTGGTACTTCAATAGTTTTTACCGAAGCATCAATTAGAGCTGGTTCTTTTTATGTTAATGTAACAAGATTGATTATTGCTAATATATGTCTTGCATTAACAATATTAATTTTTCAGGTTGAAATAAATATTTCAACTTCACAATTATTTAATCTAATTTTAAGTGGATTTATTGGATTGGTAATTGGTGATACATTTTTATTTAAAGCATTTCAGTATATTGGTGCACGATTGAGCATGCTTATAATGTCACTTGTACCTGGTATGTCGGCTTTACTGGCTTATATTTTTTTAGGAGAAAAAATTTCTGCAATTGGTATTGTAGGTATGTTGATTACAATTTCTGGTATTAGTATGGTTGTTTTAAATCGTAGTGAGAAACCATCATCGAGTTATAAAATTGGTTACTCAGGAATTTTTTATGCTGTTATGGGGGCTTTGGGACAGGCAATAGGATTAATATTTGCAAAAATTGCTTTTAATGAATCTGATATAAATGGATTTGTTGCTGCTTTCATTAGAATTAGTTCATCTGTTCTATTTATATATCCATTATTTATTTTAATTACCAGAATAAAAAATCCATTTTCTGTTTTTAAGAATAATAAAAAAGCTTTTACTTATACATTAATTGGTTCAATTATTGGACCTTTTTTTGGAATTACATTTAGTTTGATTGCAGTAGCTCATACAAAAGTAGGAATTGCATCTACATTAATGTCAACCGTACCAATTATAATGCTTCCTATGGTTAAATTTTATTATAAAGAAAATTTATCTTGGATAGCTATACTTGGGGCATTTCTTGCTGTTGGTGGCATAGTGCTTTTGTTTATGAAATAATCCAAAATATTTTTGAATATTCTATAACTGATTTTATAATTATAAATTTTTTTCTACTATTGAGAATTTTTAATTTTGATATAACAATTAATGAGGATTAACATGAGATTCAGTTTAAACATAGATCATATAGCAACTTTAAGAAATGCTCGTGCAGAAGTTCAACCTGATCCAGTAACTTATGCATTAATGGCAGAACAATATGGTGTAGATGGTATTGTAGTCCATTTACGTGAAGATAGAAGACACATAAACGAACGAGATGTAAGACTATTGAGAGAATTAATAACTACAAAACTTGATCTCGAAATGGCTGCTGTTGAAGAAATAATTCAAATAGCTTGTGATGTACAACCAGAATTAGCAACCATTGTTCCAGAAAAAAGACAGGAACTTACAACTGAAGGTGGTATTAATGTAATTGATAATATCGATCATCTTCGAGAAACAATTGAAAGATTGCACAATGCCGATATTGCTGTTTCATTGTTCATAGAACCAGATATAAATCAAATTGATGCTGCAGCTGAGATTAATGCTGACTTTATTGAAATACACACAGGGCACTATGCCAATGCTATAAGTGAAGAAGATATTTTTGATGAACTTGAAAAAATTAGAATAGCAGCAAAGCATGCAAAAAAATTGGGACTTGGTGTTAATGCAGGTCATGGATTAAACTACATTAATATGAAAGAACTTATTGCTATAAAAGAAATTGATGAAGTAAGTATTGGACATGCCATCATAGCGCGTTCAGTTTTTGTAGGTGTTGAAAGAGCAGTAAAAGAAATGATTGAAATAATACGAAGTGCTAAATAATATATTCTGGATTTAATTTGAACCTGAAAAAAAAGTTAGAATATCATTATAAGTATTTTGATAGAAATAAAATCACTCCAGATCCAGTCGAATTTCTACATCATTATAATAATTATTTTGATATTGAAATCTCTGGTTTAATCTCCTCTGTTTTTGCTTATGGAAATGTTAAGCAAATTAATAAAACACTCACTCATTTACATTCCATAATGAATCATAAACCTTATGAATTTGTAATGAATTTTAATTATAGAACCGACAAAATATTTTTTGACAAAATAGTACATCGATTTTATAAACCTGATGATATTGCAAAATTATTTTTTGCACTTAATAAAATTTATTTATCGTATAATTCACTGAAGTACTTTTTCTTATTATACTACTTTGATGAAGATAAAAATCTTAAAAATGCCATTTCATTTTTTTCCAGAAATATATTAGCAATAATTGAATCCGCAGGAATAAAAAACACAAGCATAAAATTTATGTTTCCAGATCCTCAAAAAGGGAGTGCCTGTAAAAGAATGAATTTATTTTTAAGATGGATGGTAAGAAAAGATGAAATCGATTTTGGTTTATGGTACGAAATTCCAGCATCTAAATTAGTTATACCTGTAGATACTCATGTTGCAAAAATTTGTAAGAACTTAGGATTAACAAAAAGGAAAAATATTTCATGGAATATGGCAGAAGAAATTACTGAGAATTTGAAAAAGTATGATTCAAGTGATCCAGTAAAATATGATTTTGCAATCTGTCATATTGGTATGAGAAAAATGAGTTTTTAAAATAATTATTGCTCATAGAAAACTACATCATTATCTTGCTATTAAAATTTTTTTCATAATATAGTCAGGAGTATTAAATGTCCGAACAAAAAAAATTTGTTCCCTTTGTTTCATCTGAAACAAATATGGCAGAATTTACAGTCCGAGCTTTAGTAATCGGATTAATAATGTCTGTCATTCTGGGTGCAGCAAATGCATATCTGGGATTAAAAGCAGGTATGACAATAGCTGCCACTTATCCTGCTGCAGTTATAGGTATGGCTCTCCTAAAATTAATGAAAGGAACAATACTCGAAGAAAATTTTGCTCGTACAGTTGGTTCAATAGGTGAATCAATAGCTGCTGGAGCAATTTTTACAATACCTGCATTTTATATTGCAGGAATATGGTTGAAATTCGATACCATAAGTAACTATCTGATTTCAACAGCAATAATGTTTGTTGGTGGTGTACTTGGTATTATGTTCGTTGCGTTATTACGTAGAGTTATGGTCGAAGATGTAGAACTGCCTTTTCCTGAATCCGTTGCTGCTTCAGAAATTCATAAAGCAGGAAGAGCTGGTGGAACAGGTGCAAAGTTTTTGTTTACTGCAATGGGAGTTGGTGCTATAATTCAAACTCTTGGACAATTAAAATTTTTTGCTACTACATGGGAAAAATTTGTTAGCTTTTCAAAATCAATTATAAATTTGAAATCTGCTGGATCAGCTACTGCACAGGGTGGAGTTTTATTGAGCTCACCAGGTGTTAGTCCAGCTTATATTGGAGTAGGATATATTATTGGACCAAAACTTGCATCACTAAATTTTAGTGGTGGATTATTAGCATGGGGATTATTTGTTCCAATAATACTTTATTTCTTATCACCTGAATTAATTCAACAATATCAAACAAATAATCAGGGCATGAATCCAACAGAACATGACTGGATTACATGGTCTCAAATGATCTGGAGATATATTGTGCGTCCAATTGCTATTGGTGGTATGCTTGTAAGTGCTGGATACACACTCTTTAGAATGAGAAAAAGTCTTGCTGCTGGACTTCAACGCTCGATAAGTGATGTTAAGAAAGCTGCTGCTGGTGAACATACAACCGAAAGAGTTGATCAGGATTTAAGTTTCAAATGGATTATGATTGGTGTTGGTTTTGCAGCAGTTATGACATTTTTAATCTATAACTATTTTGCTCAGGATTTATTTGCGGCTCTTGTAGCTACACTTGTAATGATAATCGCTGGATTTTTCTTTGCAGCAGTATCTGGTTATCTTGTCGGAATTATTGGTTCAAGTAATAATCCTATTAGCGGATTAACACTTTCAACATTAATAGTTGCTGCACTTCTAATGGTTGCATTGGGAATGACAGGTAAACAGGGCGTTGCAGCGGTTTTGGGCGTAGCTGCAGTGGTTTGTGTTTCGGCTGCCGTAGCAGGTGAAATGTTACAGGATTTAAAAGTTGGACATATATTAGGTGGTACTCCATGGAAAATGCAAGTTGGCGATATTATCGGTGTTGCACTTGCATCTGCAGTTATGTTTATACCTTTAATGATTTTACACCAGGGTGATGTTAATGCTGGTAAAATGGCTGTTCCTCCTTACGAAGGTGGATTTGGTAGTGCTAAACTTGCTGCACCTCAAGCTGGTCTTATGGCTCTTCTCTCTCAAGGTATTGTTAAAGGTGATATGGCTTGGCCATTAATTATTGTTGGTATGGTTATGGGATTTGGTTTTATTTTAATGCAAGTACGTAGCCCTATGCTCGTATCAGTAGGAATGTATCTACCACTCGAAACTACTTTCGCTATTTTTATTGGTGGAATTATTAAAGGTATCGTAGAAAGAATAAGCTTAAAGAAGAAATTTAATGATGCTCAAAAATCAAGAGTTGAAAATACAGGTGTCCTTGTTGCTGTTGGTTTAATTGCAGGCGAAGCATTGATAGGACTGGTATTTGCTGCCTTTGCATTTTTTGAAGTACAATTAATCTCCATTTTTACTTATCCTTCTTTCCTGATTAGCTTGTTAGTATTTGTATTTATTGCATGGTATCTAATTCAAGTACCTGTTAAAAATGCTGGCAAAGCAGACGAACCAGCTCCTCCTCCAGTTTCTATGTAATTTTATAAGGCTGACTGAAAGTATTTACTTTTAGTCAGCCTGTATTAAAACTTTTTGAGGGTAAAAGTTTTAATGAAAAAAATTATACTTCTGGGGCGTTATAATGAATCTGAAATATTATCAGGTCCAGAAAAAATTGCTAAAAGAATTTTTCATTATCTATTACTAAGAAATTTCAATGTAATCTTTTGCGATTTTTATTTTAAAGATAGAAAGAACACAACATTATTAAATCGACTTTTTGGCTTCGAGAAATTAAATGAAAATGTTTTTCGTACAGGCATATTCAAATTATTACTGTTAACTATTTCGAAAGATGTTAAGATAATTCATGTTCTAACTTTAGAACGACATCAGATTATTCTTTTCTTACTTAAGAAATTATTAAGAATACATATTATTACAACTCTACATGCTTGTGTAAAATATGAACTCGCAAATTCTGTTAATAAATTTAATTGGTTACAAAAACTAAAACTAAACTCTCTCGAAAAACTTGCCATATCAAAGTCTGATGAATTGGTTCTTGTTTCCAATTTACTTAAAAAGATTTTAATGAAATATTATGATTTATCGAAGAAAAACTTATCTATTATTTATCATGCAGTAGATAAAGATTTTTACCAAAATAAAATTGAAATGAATTTTACTAATCCACTGAAAATTATTTTTTATAATTCATCCCAGTATATCAATCGTGATTTATATATGGTTTATCGTACTCTACTTGAAGTGAATGATATCAATATTCAACTTTTTGTTATAGGAGATAATGATGAAAATGTTATTTCAAAGAATAATGTGGATGTAATTTATAAAAATTATATGTCTAAGAGTGACTTGATTAATTTTCTAAAAGATAAACAGATTTTAATAAAAGGATTTACTTTTGATTCATTTCCATTATTTGCTGCAGAATGTATGGCAATGGGCAAAATTGTAATACTAAATTATAATATAGGTGTAAGCGAATTAATTGAAAATTGTGTTAATGGTTTTATCTGCAACAATTATGATGAAA is a window from the Rosettibacter firmus genome containing:
- a CDS encoding Maf family protein; amino-acid sequence: MIKTELPIYLASKSPRRKKLLQQLGLDFQTITIDLEEELLDGEHPVATVKRLASHKFEEASKRVNKGIIITADTIVVLNKKIIGKPVDEKDAFKILKMLSGKTHLVYTGFVVGNISNNKKIIDYEKTEVTFRKISDDEILEYISGGSPMDKAGAYGIQDDYGAVFVKKINGCYYNVVGLPVAKIYKALKDVL
- the icd gene encoding isocitrate dehydrogenase (NADP(+)), with amino-acid sequence MAKYKKIIVPSEGEKITIKDGKLSVPDNPIIPFIEGDGTGPDIWFASKMVFDAAVEKAYEGKKKIVWMEIYAGEKAVKTYGKNQWLPKETLEAIKEFIVAIKGPLTTPVGGGIRSLNVTLRQELDLFACVRPVKYYSGTPSPVKRPKDLDVVIFRENTEDVYAGIEFKAKSKEAVALINYINKKFDKNIRPESGIGIKPMSQFGTERLVKKAIEYAIENKRKSVTLVHKGNIMKYTEGSFKEWGYETAKKYFGDIIITEEELMKSYNGQLPAGKVLIKDRIADSMFQQVLLRPNEYDVIATPNLNGDYLSDACAAQVGGLGIAPGANMSYYHAVFEATHGTAPKYAGLDKVNPGSVILSGVMMLNYLGWKKAARLIEKALSKTIKAKTVTYDFARLMKGAKELSCSDFAREIVKNME
- a CDS encoding 3-hydroxyacyl-CoA dehydrogenase family protein, giving the protein MAEEKLKLEDLLGSVQRTEDYDRIDFVAIVGGGIMGQGIAQTISAAGIDVVIIEKDEDRIEKSKENLKASMEREIARWAMTQSEMKSILSRIKWTLDRNDIPECDLVIEAVDENYELKRKIFKELDEIAKPQTIFISNTSTLSLTKIAEVTNRRDKIIGMHFLNPVPKVPLVELVRALETSDKTVEIIKKFAARIGKTPVEVYEYPGFVTTRAIVPLLNEAMHILLEGIASAKDIDTAMKLGYNFPMGPLEMADTMGLDEVLAWMETLWHSLGEPRYRPCPILRKLVRERKLGKKTGEGFFKYDSEGKIIS
- a CDS encoding acetate/propionate family kinase; its protein translation is MKVLVLNCGSSSIKYQFIDTTTQIALAKGMVERIGMSSAVLTHTPYGKEKIRIVGEILDHSIAIEYVIAVLLSPNHGVIKDKKEIDAVGHRVVHGGETFSGSVLITDEVMNAIKENIELAPLHNPPNIKGILAAKEHLPNTPQVGVFDTAFHIKMPPRAYLYGIPYELYRKYKIRKYGFHGTSHRYVSERAAKLVGKPIEELKIITAHLGNGCSMAAVEGGKSIDTTMGFTPLEGLIMGTRSGDMDPSVILYIMAKEGLSLSEANTLLNKHSGLIGISGESSDMREIERAIQEGNKKAKNAFDVFTYRIKKYIGAYAAAMNGLDVLVFTGGIGENSFLVRKEVCSNMEYLGIKLDESRNENVDGECLISTDDSKVKVFRIPTNEELVIALDTEKIVSEQFNFFKG
- a CDS encoding glycosyltransferase family 9 protein, with the translated sequence MKILVVNIKYFGDLIISTPAIRSLHKKYPDSEIVVLVRKGFEDVFKNNPYVNSILTFDPEIKGNRSLRSLVEGIKLISKIRKENFDVFIALHPGDRVALLAWLSKAKIRIGPHKQTFSFLFNKKVDVYEDTISYIEYYNKIVSEFNVEIESNETEFFISENEINWANNFLSENNLLNDKFICIHPGASEPSKIWKTENFIELINLLINKSKLKILVLSGPNDKKIVDSINAKLINNSVKYFYSDSILKTAALIKKSLLLVTHDTGTRHLAVALKIPVLALLPEDNSLCWNFYSEDDGHFSLFGKRIKNENEAYLNYINVNDVYKKIGEILKLW
- a CDS encoding glycosyltransferase family 9 protein produces the protein MVKENIKNILIIKWGALGDLIASTSAIKAVRDNFPDAHIILLTNKLMGQIIPSGFIVDEHIVINTNRNKVTDSFFKQIITIFKLRKRKIDLCINLRWTSERAALFTYLSGAKIRVSSGPEKLMNFYTIKLEHPRGRYHEIHRNLDIVKALGCKVYDENPVVFISENDQKYADDFFNKNNLEKLKTICIHPGASKPNRAWLPDRFAEIAKRLIKNYNAKILLTWGSGEEDLVKYVSSQIGEGAIISPRTNTIGQLAAIIKNSGLFFSNCTGPMNVAVAVKTPTVALLGSSHPVDWGAYGDLHINIKSPLVLEHYSDEDERKAMESLSVDYVWNFVEKKYLEIINKGN
- a CDS encoding DMT family transporter, giving the protein MIGEIAALITALLWSGTSIVFTEASIRAGSFYVNVTRLIIANICLALTILIFQVEINISTSQLFNLILSGFIGLVIGDTFLFKAFQYIGARLSMLIMSLVPGMSALLAYIFLGEKISAIGIVGMLITISGISMVVLNRSEKPSSSYKIGYSGIFYAVMGALGQAIGLIFAKIAFNESDINGFVAAFIRISSSVLFIYPLFILITRIKNPFSVFKNNKKAFTYTLIGSIIGPFFGITFSLIAVAHTKVGIASTLMSTVPIIMLPMVKFYYKENLSWIAILGAFLAVGGIVLLFMK
- a CDS encoding pyridoxine 5'-phosphate synthase; protein product: MRFSLNIDHIATLRNARAEVQPDPVTYALMAEQYGVDGIVVHLREDRRHINERDVRLLRELITTKLDLEMAAVEEIIQIACDVQPELATIVPEKRQELTTEGGINVIDNIDHLRETIERLHNADIAVSLFIEPDINQIDAAAEINADFIEIHTGHYANAISEEDIFDELEKIRIAAKHAKKLGLGVNAGHGLNYINMKELIAIKEIDEVSIGHAIIARSVFVGVERAVKEMIEIIRSAK
- a CDS encoding TIGR02757 family protein, whose translation is MNLKKKLEYHYKYFDRNKITPDPVEFLHHYNNYFDIEISGLISSVFAYGNVKQINKTLTHLHSIMNHKPYEFVMNFNYRTDKIFFDKIVHRFYKPDDIAKLFFALNKIYLSYNSLKYFFLLYYFDEDKNLKNAISFFSRNILAIIESAGIKNTSIKFMFPDPQKGSACKRMNLFLRWMVRKDEIDFGLWYEIPASKLVIPVDTHVAKICKNLGLTKRKNISWNMAEEITENLKKYDSSDPVKYDFAICHIGMRKMSF